The segment cctcCCAGCCCGGCCTCACCTGCGCTCTCTGTCCCTTGGGGTCCCGACACGTCGCAAAGATCCACTGGGGTTGCTTTGGCATCCTCAGGAAATGCTGCACAAACCCCAGGCCGAGGCCCCGGTTGGCCCCAGTCACCAGAACAGAGTGGACACAAAGTTCTCCCatgttgctgcttctctctgtgctccagctctTGCTGCTTTCTCAGCTCTCTAATATTTCCTTATAGCGTTTTCCACGAACACCCCACCCAGTCAGGGTTTACACCAACCcttggctgcaggaggagcaacTGCTCCAGCTCTTTGAACTCCAGGACATAGATCCCAGCTGGGAGCCAGTCCTTGTCTCCAAAGGGCAAACACCACTTGGCTTTTCCAGGCAAATTGTGCTGTCCTTGGGAAACCTGGTACCATAAGTCAGGAGAGGAGCTTGTGGGtgagaagggagggagcagcatgTGGAAGAGATGTGGGAAGCTCCATGGCTCACGTGGGCTTGATTTCTTCACAAGAAGGGCTTTCCTCCTCAGACCCACTCAACACTGGGAGCAGGCTTGATCTCATCTCCCTTCCTTGGTCCACTGAGCCAGGACATGAGCCATGAGCAGACACTCTCTGCCTTGCTCTTGCCTCCTGCAAGCCAATGCGCATTCCCTGATTGTCAGTTGAAACACGGCACCCATGGGGGAGGCAAACCCAGTGGATCCAATCTCCTGGCAGAAGGACGGGCGCCTGCATGGCCAGCGCATCACCAGCTGCTGGCCTTGCACTCCAGCAAGACACAAACTGCAGGCTTGCCACATCTTAATGCAGCACCTGTGTCCTTGCATCAGGAATTTCTGCCACTCCTGGAGCAGGCAGCGAAGGGCGTGGGGAAGGAGggtctgagctgcagcagggccgCTGTCATCAACGTCTCCAGCAAACTGGGCTCCATTGGGCTGTGCCTCGGGCTGCCAGAGGCCCCCATGTACCCGTACCAGGCCAGCAAGGTGAGGTGCCAGGGGAGGTGttgaggatgctgtgccaggCATGGTGCCCGTGGAGGGGAGGGAGCCCATGGGacaccccctgccccagccacccACCCCTGCCTGGTTCTCCCAGGCAGAAGCACAGAgaccaggacagcagcagccgGGACTGAGCCCTTCTGGCAGGTCATACTGACGGTTTGTCCCAGGACCAAGTCCCATTTCCCACCTCCACAGCCATTTTGTGGCTGGGAAATGTCCCCTCTCCTGTCCACCCACTCCCCGGgttgtgctggcagggctgtgcctctTCCAGGCTGCCCAGAAGATGGTGACGAGGTGCTTGGCTGTGGAGCTTCAAGAAGAGAAGGGCTTGGgaagcagcttctctctccttccctacCCCACATGTGCCCCTGTggtccccctgtgccccccatcTCTGTAAACTCTGGCAGCTGATGCCTCTCTGCTCCATCTCCACACCCAGTCTCAAACCTCCCATCCAAGCCTGGGGCAGGATCACTGTGCTCTGCCCGAGTGCtgtgtgtccctctgtcccaccTGTGACCAGCCATCCCCCAGCTGAGGGGAGAGGGCAGCTGATCCCTgtgacccccagcccctcggacagcccagcctgggcaggggaaAGCCAGTCCTGCAGGGGCTCGGAAGATCCCTCTCCTCTCAGCAGAggagccctgctccagcttctcctctgcctcctggaGGGGAGGTCTCCAGAGGGCAGCCACGGTGCCATGGGACCTGCAGGTTGTCACTCATGGGGATGCCAGTGACAGCCGTGGCTCGAGGGCAGCTGTGGGCACCACTGCATCCCAGGATGAGGAGTGGGATATCTGGGAAGGGGCCCATCCCAGGAGTTGGCAATGCACAACAGAGCTGGTGGTTCTCAGCAGGAGTTTATTGAGGATGTGGGACAGGGGGGAGCAGTGGCACAGAGTCCTGCTGCCAGGATCCTGAACTGGTGTCTCACCAGGGTATGACATTCCCTTCCCAGTCCAGGAAGGTGCCGGTCTCCTTctcagagagggaggagaggaccTTCAGCATCCCTTGCACGCTGTCATCCACTGTCAcggggggctgtggggaagaaggagagaggCAGGCCATGCCTGAGGCCCCGGAGCAGCCaaggctgggggcaggaggcTCTCCAGGGCAAAGGGGAAAACTGAAAACCATGAAAACCCAGGACAGAGGGGCCAAGCAGGGAACCGAGAGGATGGGGGCACCCAGCACCCATGAACAGGATAGGAGGAGCTGCCCCAGTAGCAGGTAAGTCATGGCCAGGGGCTCAGGACAGCAATTCCCACCCATGGAAAGTCAGTGCAGGAGCTCTGATGGACCTGCCCTGGGGGAGTTCCTACCGTgtgtccagcagagctgcccatgTCGGTTTGCACCCAGCCGGGGTGGAGAGCGACGCAGAGGACGCCGTGCTCCCGGTACGCCAGGGACTGGCACTTGCTCAGCATGTTCAGAGCAGCCTGTGGGGAGACAGGGAGGGGACGGTggtgggagaggaagaggagctgccaggggacccacagctggggagggcaggggaagcAAAGGTGTGACAGTACCTTGCTGCAGCGGTATGAGGTGGCTTGTATCACGTCccaagtaaagaaagaagaaaaggagccACCAATACTGGAAATGTTGATGATGGCAGccttgctgcagctcagccctgagcccgggctcccctgggcagccttcTTCAGCAAGGGCAGGAACGCCTGCAAGgagacagaggggacaggagcaCACACGGAcatggcacagggcaggggagcagctccttccacaGTGGGCAACACTGACACCAGGACTGGGTcatcctccctcctcttcccactgtcccagcctgccaagctccagctcctgagctccagcccttggctcCATGAGCTTCTCATCAACTGAGAGTCCATCAGGCTccagagcagtgacaggagcCCCTCCCACTGGCCCTTCACACCCTCTATGATGTCCAGCTTGTGGACGTGGGAAGGGATCCTTCTGGAGCTGTGCTGTAGTGCTGGGGACTCACCTGGCCCATCAGCAGGGGTCCAGCCGTGTTGGTGGTGTAAGTCTCGGTCATGTCCTCCAGTGTCTCAGAATCAAGTGTCTTAGGCTTGACCATTCCAGCGTTGTTGATGAGGAGGTtcagcccagagccccccaggtGCTCTGCAACCTTGGCTGCAGCCGCCTTGATGCTGGCGGGGTTGGTGACTTCTGCAGAGCCAACACAGGGGAGGTCAGTGACCCTGTGGTGCTTTGGGGTTCCCTGTGTTCCTCCAAGGAGGTGcctccccacagctgcctccaGTGCGGAGCTCCCAGGGCATTCACCAGAGGAACTGGGGTGAGAAGGAACCTACCAAGAGCAATGATGACCAGGTTGGGATGTTTGGAGGCCAAATCCTTTAGCTCCTGCAAGAGGGGTCAAAACATCGGCACCAGTAGGCTGGGATGGATGTGCCAAGGCTCACCCAGCAAAGCCAGCCAAAGCCTGTGTCCCTCCAGCTCCGCCCCTGCACCACCAagtgcccagcaccctgctccagctgccctgaTCCTGATGCATGGGTGCtatgatccagttttaaggttcttagaaatgcctctgcccaaattaaggtgcaaatgagaccatatgccagtgacaacagtaagggttttatttgatagtaaatatgagagagagagagagagaaagaaagaaatagaaaataggtgGTGGGATGaagagtgacagagacagaataAAAGAATATCACTGCTCCGTGGGTCCCACTGGTGCCTCAATGATCTTCTTCAGCAGGTCTTCCCAGTGGTGTAGGTCCCCCCAGAAAGCACAGAATCCCATGGGTCTATATGCCCAGGCTAGGTAGGCACATCTGGgcatgtccccctggggtggggggtcagtctctcacagcagactctgggtctgttgcaccTCGTGCAGTCCTGTGGGGCAAAGCCTTTCACGTGAATGTCCCgtggatgtggcctgtggggttgggggttccacagctggccCGGTTTGTGTAATCGCAGGATGAGTGTTTATTGCCTCTCAGCAGAGGTTACACCATGCATTCAAaacctccttctccccctcatttggggggagtctgtgtaaacctggcttctgtgagctcaGCAGGGGATAGCTgctggctttggccttttgtggatgcataCCTTTCGCTCAGCCTGAGAGGACTGAACAATAggtttccctttatctaatcaacagtttgacttttagttcaaagtcccactcttcagtGAGGCTTCTtcggttgtagcttctttataatgagcaaaactttatatcaatgttgaggcatgaactattttcagtctctgacaatgGGGAACACTCCACACCTCCTGCACACACCACATACCTCTGTTCCCTCCACACATCCCgtgcacagctgctcccatgctgccccagcccagctgccctgaGCCACAGGTGCCTGACTGCAGCTCCAGACCCTTGCAAGCACCCTCCTTCTTCCAATCTCCCCCTGGCACCGAATGCTCccatcccccagcacagccactgcctcCCAGCCCGGCCTCACCTGCGCTCTCTGTCCCTTGGGGTCCCGACACGTCGCAAAGATCCACTGGGGTTGCTTTGGCATCCTCAGGAAATGCTGCACAAACCCCAGGCCGAGGCCCCGGTTGGCCCCAGTCACCAGAACAGAGTGGACACAAAGTTCTCCCatgttgctgcttctctctaTGCTCCAGCTTGCACTGTCTGCTCAGCTCTCTAATATTTCCTTATAGCGTGTCCCACCCACTCACGGCTTGCAGCAATGCTGGCTTCTCACCAGGAGGAGCAACTGCTCCAGCTCTTTGAGCTCCAGGACACAGATCCCAGCTGGGGACCAATCCTAGTTACCTAATGGCAAAAATCGCTTGGCTTTTCCAGGCAAATTTTGCATTCTTTGGGTAACCTGGTGCCATAAGCCAGGCGGGGCTGTTGTGGAGGtgtggagggagggagcagcgtGTGGGTCGATGTGGGAAGTTCCATGGCTCGGGTGGGCTTGACACCTTCACAAGCATGCTGTGGGCTCGATGGTCTTTGCACATTGTACCAGGCTGTGCCTCAGATGGCCCTGAGCAGATGTTCTCTGCCTTGCTCCTGCCTCTTCCAAGACAATAACCTCTCCCTCATTGTGGAGCAAAAGACCTGTGGGGTGGGAGAGCAAACCCAGCGTGGTCTCCTGGCACAAGGGTGGGGATCTGCATGGCTGCTGGTCATGCTCCCCAGCCCTTGGGATGCAGTCATAAGTTGAGCTGTGTTCAGAGCCACAGAGGACTCGGGCACGTGGGACATTCACCTGCAAAGGAAATGCTCTGCTCAAAGCCTATTCTCCACCTTGCCTGTTGCCATGAGGCACTGTTCTGTGCTACCACCAGCGGAGCCCAGGGCTGTTCAGTTCCTCAAGTGATTCATTACAGGTTTGCAAGGCTGGATCTGGTGCGTGTGTACATCATGTGTTCCTGCCCCACTGTAAGTGAAAACATATCCCCAGAAACCACTTGCCAACCCCTTGTTTTCCTACATTGAGTCCCAGAGCCACTGCACAGGCTACTGGGCAGCAATGGAGACAACAACACTGCTCACATGTCGCCTTCTGCCCCAGGATATCTTGGCAGCAGCATTAACCAGAGCAGCTTCCTCCCAGTGGCAATGCCAAGTGTGTCTCcatgccccagcagcagctgatttcCTCCTGCCCACTCCAGCCTGTTTTCTGAGGCTCAGCTGGCAGACACTGTGAGATAAGCAGGTCCTTCCCGGCTCTGACctgggacccctccccaaacccattTGGGAAGATGCACATTGGCAGCTTCTGTGGTGACCCAATCCCATATCTTCTCTCTGCCAAGTCTGAGCCTCTCCTTAAGTTCCacacaattttttcccccatttttttttcctcacgTTAATTGGAcctccttctgcttttttaGTTTTCCACACTGGGTTGAGAgacttcttttcctgtgtggatTCCTACCACTTACCAGCAGTACAAAGCTTTGGGTCTTTTCACCTCTGTCACCGAGGATCTCACAGATGGCTGAACTGGCATTCAGGCTCCATAGatcatttcagtatttccttttcaatGACTACAGACCTCAATTGCCAACAGATGCCATTTGCATTAGAACTCAAATCCTCCAAATAGACTTCAGCCTGTCTGAAACCTCCACCGTGCCTCAGAAGCAGATaacatcagaaaacaaataattaacattttaattctCCTGTTTTTGCTCTGTCATCACATTTGTGCAGCCTTCCACTGTTTTGGAGCTGTAACTTTATAATGTTGACTTTTCTCTGGGGCCCCACACTGCATTATTGATTATTAGAGTTTGAACAAGCACTGCTTCACCAGGAGTCTGAGTCCAGCCTGGCACAAAGAGGCAGAGGGCAAAGAAACCAGCCTTACTGCCTTGCAGCCCAGCCTTGTCAcaagggctgctgctgtccccaagcCTCTGGAAAGTACCTCGGTCCAGCTCCTAAGAGGAGATTCAGATGGTTCTTTGCTTGGAAATGTTCTTGCATGGTCTAAACCTTAAGCTGAGCATTAAAGCcctcagaatcatagaatcatttaggttggaaaaggcctctaagatTATCAATTTCAACAATTAAGCTAACACTGCCAATTCCCCCAGTAAACCATGTCCCCACGTGCCACAACcatgcatttttaaacacttctggGATGGTGACaccaccactttcctgggcagcctgtacCAGTGCTTGACaatcttttctgtgaagaaatttcccCTAATACCCAATTGAAATGTCCCTTGGCACAACCTAAGgttgtttcctctcatcctatcacttgttacttgggagcAGAGCTCGAcctcacctggctacacccttCTGTCGGAGTTGTACAGAGTGATAATGGCCCCctaagcctccttttctccaggctgagctcttccagctccctcatcaGCTCTTTATCGCactttccccagctccattgcccttccctggacacgcttcagcacctcaatgtctttcttgctgTGActggcccagaactgaacacaggattcaaggtgcaGCTGCACAAACACCAAGCTCAGGAGCACTATAGCTcctctcccacagccccccaggcTGCTGTCCATTTTACCAATGGGTTGTTTTCACATCACCACACTGGGAAGGCTCAGAGCCAGTTTTCCAAAAGACAGTCACTCCTCTTCCACCCTCAGTTGCTGGAGGCTCAAGCACAGTTCTCAGTCACCGAGGTTATTGCACAATGACAGTGCTGCTGACAGAAACATGGAGGAATATGCTTTTCTCTGCCTGCCAGGCGAACTGGGGTGTGGCACAATTAGTTTTAGTACATTTGATCTACTGTAAATAAGGAACAAACCCACTGCTATTTATCAAGCCAATTTGCTCCACAATGCGTTCAGGTCTGTCATCACCTGTTAGTCACTTGCTAAAGAATCAATAGATAGTGCTGAGTGAGCCACTGATCAAGAGGTGGGGTGAGACCGACCCAGCACTGTAACTGAAGCTGGGCACTACCCACCCTTcctgattaattttcttttgggCTGAAGAGGATTAGTGATCTAATGGGGGTTGGAaacccatggcaggagggttggaactacatgatctgtaaggtttcttccaacagaaaccatcctgtgattctatgatatgaCTCTATGAGTAGAGACACCCCATTGCAAAAGGATGCAGGAACTAGGGGTAAGATCCTGAGCCTACCTGCAGCTCTCAAGTCAAGTTCCTGTGGCACCTTTGTCATAGCTTTACAGACTTTGCATAGCAGACTCACCCAGGTTACACCTGCATTGCATCAGAGCCGGAGAGGGATTTTGGACAAGGGCATAGCGTGACAGAAcatgggggaatggcttcacactgccagagggcagattagatattaggaagaaattcttccctgtgaggctggggaggccctggcagacATTACACAGAGAAGGTGTgtttgccccatccctggaagtgttcaaggccaggttgagTGGGactctgagaaacctggtttagtggaaggtgtccctgcccatggcaggggttggaacaagatggtctttaaggttccatgcaacccaaactattctgtgattctatgagaCTGAGGATTTAAAATGTTCACACTGTCCATGCAACCTCCCTTGGGCCACAGTGCTTGGACCTTGTGTCTGCCTGGGGCCTCACACGGGGTTCAGGAGCACTTTTCTGGGGATATTCCCCTCATGACAGCAGCCAAGATGCCTCAGCTAGCTGGGTGCAGCAGCGCTGGCAGCACAGGAACAGAACTGCTTTGCCAAGAcccatggggacagcacagaTCCTCACTGAGCTTCTTTTCTCCCATCCTCTAAGGATAGGTGGCTGGGTTATCCTTCGTGCTTCAGCATAGTGCCATAAAGAGGGACCTCAGAACCACCAAGAAAGATGAATTTGCTTTCCCACTATTAGATTTGCTAACAGGGATGGCTGAGAACAGCCTGTCACACGTGGCATATATGCTCCATGTCAGGAACACTAAGGCACAGGCTAAATGATCAGCTTGTGACTGCCATGGTTTGACATCCATGTGTTGAAGTGAGAAAAGGAGGCAGATGTAAGTCTAGGAATAAATACAGTGATAATGCAGATGTTAATTTAGGAATCCAGTTTAAAAAATCATTGTCTTATTAAGGAAAGACGTTTAAGCACGAAAGAGTGAGTAcaatctttaaattaaaaagcataTAAGGAACTATTGAAAATCTACTTCCTGCGAAGAAGTTAAAAGCTGAGCACCATGCTATTCCAAAAATGTCATGTCAGCCTAGATGATGTGAGCTATTGCCCACACAACTGAGCAGAAAAAATGCAGTCTGTGAACAGCAAAAACTTGTATTGTTCTGTAAGCAGCTGTGGACACTACTTGAGTGAAATGGGTGGGGCTCTGAGTATTTTATCAGCAGAAATTAGAACTTACCATAGTTGTTCATTCTGGTTTCAAACCATATTTGtaaaaagggaggggaaaaaaacccacttacttttttttttaggtgttttcccctctccctctaactgcatttttttctagatCCATTGACTCAAGCAGCACTTATGATGGATCCATCAGCTCAGTGCAAAGGACGTGCTCACATGCACTTTGTTCTTTACAGTGCAGAAACTTTAATCAAATTACAGCAACAATGAGCTGGCAACAGGAATTACTAGTTTTGATTTTTAGCTAAGTGAACTCAAATACTTCTTTGTATTCTTAGGgaggtctagtggaagatgtccctgcccatggcagagggggtGGAACTAGGTGATCCTTAACGTGCCAttcaacccaaaacattctagGGTTCTACGATTTTTCTAGGGTTCTATGACTTATACCCTCAAACACTCCAAAATTCACCAACATCAGACTCACGCTTTATCAGGCAGCAGGAGTTTCCCAATGCCTGTTGTAGTGAAACTAGACCACTTGGATAAGccttggggcttttttgttttattcttatTCCTTggtgttccttttctttttggttgcACTTCTTGTTATTACCTGCTGGAAGCCTCGGAACACTTAACTAACAAGGTTTTCAAAGAATGGATAATCCTCTGTTTTATTCATGGGGAACACGACAGAGAACTCGATTACAGATAGTTGGAGCTGCCTTTCTTTCACGGTTTCCATTTGCATTCAGAACAGGCTCCTTCTGCcctcagctgtggctgcactTAAACTGTTTCTGCACAGCAGATCACTGGGGATCCCTGTCTCCAAGGCTTTTTCAAACAAGTACTTTTCAGGAAGAGTTCATCAGTGTAATTTGTCTGCAGTATGCAGCATCTCTGTGGAATAGGTGGCCAGACCCTGACTTGTGGTTCACCCTAAGTGTTTGAACCCCTCAGTCATTATTTGCTAAACTTCTCCATAGacagagcagcatttctggTGACAAGTCACTGACTTAATGGCCTGAGCACagaaggaggcaggaaaaggagaatggGAACTTTAATCCAAATAGCTGCTAAAAGGAGGGTTTTTTCTCTTAGTATTTAGTAGTATAatcaaagatttatttttcttaaattctaacttctacaaaagaaaagaaaggtctaaaatgcatttattattattaaaaagtgcattttaataTCCCAAAGTAAACTGGGGAGCAGAGGCTCCCGTGTACTTGAACAATCATGGAGAAAGATAGAGTTAGCACAAATCACCTGATGTTATCACCAGActgatataaatattttatttctgatgtaTTTATCAGTATCAGAGGTGTTTTGTGTAGTGTTTGTCAAACAAGGACGAAAATAAGCAACATAAATAACAACCCTTATATACATCAGAGTTGCTCAGTCATTGCTTCGCTGTTGAAATCCCAGTTGTGTGCTCACCACAATGGGATTTTAATGGGTATGTAGTTGTCTATATaagagctgaaaataaaacaacaccACCCAcctccaggctggcagcagggctggtaAACGCAGACCCCCTCCAGATACCATCCTCCAGATGATGCTGAttatcctttttctgttttcccttttccctccagccCTGTTTTCCCATTCCTAAGATGCCAGCAAaccttttccttgctttattCTATAATACTTTGGTGCAGCTGTTGAACCAGGTACCTGATACTCAGCAacaaaaacaaggagaaaacatCCCCCAAAACACCTGCAACCCCAAACTGCTGcctaaatcacagaatcctttgGGTCATAAAGAACCATAAAGAGCATCTCATTCAACCtctctgccatgagcagggacaccttcaggttgctccaagccctgtccaacctggcctttaacacttccagggatggggcagccacagcttccctggacaacctgtgccagggcctcaccaccctcacagggaacaatttcttccaaatatctaacctaaccctgccctctgtcagtgtgaagccattcccccttgccctgtcattccatgcccttgtcccaagtccctctccagctctcttggagccccttaaggcactggaaggggctctgaggtctccctggaatCTTCTcacctccaggctgaacaaccccagctctctcagcctgtctccataggagaGGTCCTACAGCCTCAGTGTATGTTCGTGGCTCTATTTATTTACCAGATTTATTGCATCTGATGCTCAAGGACAGAGCCGATTCAGGTTCATTTCCGGGCAGGCAAGAAAAACAGCTCTGAAGGGGCTGGTACTTCCTAATGCTAAACGGGTCTAGTTTAggttgttttgggctttttttactcttatctgTGGTATAGATTACTGTGCTAAAGGTGCTGAAGACACCCTCCCAGACCTGCTGCAAGCTTTGTCCCTCATCCACCACCCTTGGGGAGAGACGAGGGTCCCCTCAATCCCCCGGCTCGCTCCGAgacccctccctcctcccctcgAGGGCGCCAGGGCCGGGACGCGGTTGTTGTGTTTGCACTGAACGTGAGGTGGGAAGGCAAACATAAACACACACTAACACATACGCACACTCTCCGCCCCCGCAGCCATCCCCccgggggctggggcagcccgGTGCGGCCCGCGGGGTCGGGAGGCGGCGCCAggcgggccgggccaggccgggccgggcaggcCGCGATGGCGGCGGCGCGCACGGTGCTGCTGACCGGCTCCAACCGCGGCATCGGGCTGGAGCTGgtgaagcagctgctgagctcgCCGCGACCGCCCGCCTGGATCTTCGCCACCTGCCGGGACCCCGAGGGGACACGGGCACAGGTCAgtgggggccgggggggggcgGCGGTCGCACGCTTGGCCCCTGTCACCGGCCTGGACAACTCGCTGCTGGAGCGGGGCTGTGAGGTCCGCACCGTGCCCTGCCCCGTGTGAAAGTCACCTGAAGTGCAGCCGGCGGAGAATCGGCCGTGCCACCCTTTGGGCCGCGCCACTGGGCTATTGTGGGCTGCGCTGGATGTGCCCGAACCCGCCCTCCCGTGCCAAGGCTTCGCCCGTGCGCTGCGGGCacgggccgggctgggctggtctCGGGGGCTGAGGCGGTGCGAGCGGCAGCGGTGCTGCTCgggctggttttgctgtgttaCGCTGCTCTCTGAAAAATCTGGAGGTTCAGAACATGGGATCTCCAAAAGTGGTGGCCAgtggagctgtgagatccccCTGTCCTTGCCTTCCACTTCGCTAAAATGGGAGTGACTCATATATGTTGCTTCTGCAGGGAATCAAAAAGCCTCCCAGTTCTTCCAACTTTCCTTGCATAGTTTGTCCTTCTCTGCTTACTGTGTCCACTGATATACTTGCAGGGAGAAACTTGCTCTCTGATAGATCCTGGCTCCAGCTGATTTGTTTGTTGCATCTTCTTGCATGTGTGTACTATTCCATCTCAGGAATAATCCTGACACCAACCCAGgtgtgcccagctcctgctgaggcTGGTGCCCAAGTTGGCTGGATCAAAAGCTAGGGCAGGTCTTTTATTTTTGCCCCATTCTTCCTCCCCACAACTTGCAGGACTCTGGCAGCGATGAGATCAGGGAGTTTTTGCAGGGCTGGACTGGAGCCAGTTTTCCTGCAGGGTGGTCCACATGCAACTCTCCTAGCCAGGGGGTACTTCCCTAAGCCTTCTCTGGCTGTGGTAGGGTGAGGGCAGTGTCTTCAGGGTGCTGCTGAAGTCCATGACCACAGGGCATCGAGAACAGGGTATTGTTCTGCCAGGCTGGTGCCACATCACTTCTCCTGCCCTTTTGTGCCTGGGCCAGGTGTTGGGGTGGGGGAAGCTCCTGCTAGGATGGTATGAGGCTGATGAGGCAGACAGTTGGGAAAAACAGGAGAAGAGAAACATCTGTTGGCCACCACAAACCAATCAATGGATTTCACATCATTTCCTGTGCCCAGGG is part of the Corvus moneduloides isolate bCorMon1 chromosome 12, bCorMon1.pri, whole genome shotgun sequence genome and harbors:
- the LOC116449672 gene encoding uncharacterized protein LOC116449672 isoform X1; amino-acid sequence: MVKPKTLDSETLEDMTETYTTNTAGPLLMGQAFLPLLKKAAQGSPGSGLSCSKAAIINISSIGGSFSSFFTWDVIQATSYRCSKAALNMLSKCQSLAYREHGVLCVALHPGWVQTDMGSSAGHTPPVTVDDSVQGMLKVLSSLSEKETGTFLDWEGNVIPW
- the LOC116449672 gene encoding uncharacterized protein LOC116449672 isoform X2, producing MGELCVHSVLVTGANRGLGLGFVQHFLRMPKQPQWIFATCRDPKGQRAQELKDLASKHPNLVIIALEVTNPASIKAAAAKVAEHLGGSGLNLLINNAGMVKPKTLDSETLEDMTETYTTNTAGPLLMGQAFLPLLKKAAQGSPGSGLSCSKAAIINISSIGGSFSSFFTWDVIQATSYRCSKAALNMLSKCQSLAYREHGVLCVALHPGWVQTDMGSSAGHTPPVTVDDSVQGMLKVLSSLSEKETGTFLDWEGNVIPW